The following are from one region of the Gryllotalpicola protaetiae genome:
- a CDS encoding thymidine phosphorylase gives MAVEPFDAVQLIGAKRDGGSLTTPQIQWLVDAYTRGYVADSQMSALAMAILLNGMSRQEIRDLTMAMVASGERLDFSGLDKPTADKHSTGGVGDKITLPLMPLVACFGVAVPQLSGRGLGHTGGTLDKLESIPGWRASLSNDEVFAQLAGPVGGVICAAGAGLAPADKKLYALRDTTGTVEAIPLIASSIMSKKIAEGTGVLVLDVKFGSGAFMKDFAKARELAQTMVELGTDAGVATSALLTDMNVPLGLTIGNANEVRESVEVLAGGGPADVLELTVALAREMLSLAGQPDADVEAALTDGRAMDRWRAFVTAQGGDPDAALPEPRETHTVVAPSSGVLTRQEALPFGIAAWRLGAGRARQEDPVVHAAGIELHAKPGDTVTAGQPLFTLAADDAARFERALEALDGAWEIGEASAHTPSPLVVERVTQ, from the coding sequence ATGGCGGTCGAACCCTTCGACGCGGTCCAGCTGATCGGCGCCAAGCGCGACGGCGGCTCTCTCACGACCCCGCAGATCCAGTGGCTCGTCGATGCGTACACGCGCGGCTACGTCGCCGATTCGCAGATGTCGGCGCTCGCGATGGCGATCCTGCTGAACGGCATGTCCCGGCAGGAGATCCGGGATCTGACGATGGCGATGGTCGCCTCGGGCGAGAGGCTCGATTTCTCGGGTCTTGACAAGCCGACGGCCGACAAGCACTCCACGGGCGGCGTCGGCGACAAGATCACCCTTCCCCTCATGCCGCTCGTGGCATGCTTCGGCGTCGCGGTGCCGCAGCTTTCCGGCCGCGGACTCGGGCACACGGGCGGCACCCTCGACAAGCTCGAGTCGATCCCCGGGTGGCGGGCGTCGCTCAGCAACGATGAGGTGTTCGCCCAGCTCGCCGGCCCGGTCGGCGGCGTCATCTGCGCGGCCGGCGCGGGTCTCGCGCCCGCCGACAAGAAGCTGTACGCGCTGCGGGACACGACCGGCACCGTCGAGGCGATCCCGCTGATCGCATCGTCGATCATGAGCAAGAAGATCGCGGAGGGCACCGGCGTGCTCGTGCTCGACGTCAAGTTCGGCTCTGGCGCGTTCATGAAGGACTTCGCGAAGGCGCGCGAGCTCGCGCAGACGATGGTCGAGCTGGGCACGGATGCCGGAGTGGCGACCTCTGCGCTGCTCACCGACATGAACGTGCCGCTCGGCCTCACGATCGGCAACGCGAACGAGGTGCGCGAGTCGGTCGAGGTGCTCGCGGGCGGCGGCCCCGCTGATGTCCTCGAGCTGACGGTCGCCCTCGCGCGCGAGATGCTGTCGCTCGCCGGTCAACCCGACGCCGACGTCGAGGCCGCGCTCACGGACGGCCGTGCGATGGACCGCTGGCGCGCCTTCGTCACAGCGCAGGGCGGCGACCCCGACGCGGCGCTGCCCGAGCCGCGCGAGACGCACACGGTCGTCGCGCCGAGCTCGGGCGTGCTCACCAGGCAGGAGGCGCTGCCGTTCGGCATCGCCGCGTGGCGCCTCGGCGCCGGCCGGGCCCGGCAGGAGGACCCGGTGGTGCACGCCGCCGGCATCGAGCTGCACGCGAAGCCGGGCGACACCGTCACGGCCGGTCAGCCGCTCTTCACCCTCGCCGCGGACGATGCCGCTCGCTTCGAGCGCGCGCTCGAAGCTCTCGACGGGGCGTGGGAGATCGGCGAGGCATCCGCTCACACACCGTCGCCGCTGGTCGTGGAAAGGGTCACGCAGTGA